A part of Lampris incognitus isolate fLamInc1 chromosome 21, fLamInc1.hap2, whole genome shotgun sequence genomic DNA contains:
- the LOC130131622 gene encoding POU domain, class 3, transcription factor 3-B, with the protein MATAASNPYLPSNSILSSGSIVHSEPAGGGMQPGSAAVTSGSGGYRGDPSVKMVQSDFMQGAMAASNGGHMLSHAHQWVTSLPHAAAAAAAAAVAAAEAGSPWSSSPVGMTGSPQQQDVKSSGRDDLHTGTALHHRPPHLAAHQTHAGAWGSTTAAHINSISGGQQQQQSLIYSQPSGFTVNGMLSPGSQSLVHPSLVRGDTPDLDHGSHHHHHHHQHPHHQQHHGGVNSHDPHSDEDTPTSDDLEQFAKQFKQRRIKLGFTQADVGLALGTLYGNVFSQTTICRFEALQLSFKNMCKLKPLLNKWLEEADSSTGSPTSIDKIAAQGRKRKKRTSIEVSVKGALESHFLKCPKPSAQEISTLADNLQLEKEVVRVWFCNRRQKEKRMTPPGVPQTPEDVYSQVGNVSAETPPPSMDCKRMFSET; encoded by the coding sequence ATGGCCACCGCGGCTTCCAATCCCTATCTGCCCAGCAATAGCATCCTGTCGTCCGGATCAATCGTGCACTCGGAGCCGGCAGGCGGTGGCATGCAGCCGGGCAGCGCTGCGGTCACCTCGGGGTCCGGGGGCTACAGGGGGGATCCCTCCGTCAAGATGGTACAGAGTGACTTTATGCAGGGCGCCATGGCAGCGAGTAACGGGGGACACATGCTCAGCCATGCCCATCAGTGGGTGACATCCCTCCcgcacgccgccgccgccgccgccgcggcaGCGGTCGCAGCGGCGGAAGCCGGGTCGCCTTGGTCGTCGAGTCCGGTCGGGATGACGGGCAGCCCGCAGCAGCAGGACGTGAAAAGCTCCGGCAGAGACGACCTGCACACGGGGACGGCGCTGCACCATAGACCGCCGCATCTAGCGGCGCACCAGACGCACGCCGGCGCATGGGGGAGCACCACGGCCGCGCACATCAACTCCATCTCCGgcggacagcagcagcagcagtcgcTGATCTACTCCCAGCCGAGCGGCTTCACTGTGAACGGGATGCTGAGTCCCGGCAGCCAGAGCCTGGTCCACCCGAGCCTGGTGAGGGGGGACACCCCAGATCTGGACCACGGcagccaccaccatcaccaccaccaccagcacccccaccaccagcagcaccacGGCGGGGTCAACAGCCACGACCCGCACTCCGACGAGGACACGCCGACCTCCGACGACCTGGAGCAATTCGCCAAACAGTTCAAACAGCGGCGCATCAAGCTGGGCTTCACGCAGGCTGACGTGGGCTTGGCGCTGGGCACCCTGTACGGAAACGTCTTCTCCCAGACCACCATCTGCAGGTTCGAGGCGCTGCAGCTCAGCTTCAAAAACATGTGCAAgctcaagcctctgctgaacAAGTGGCTGGAGGAGGCGGACTCGTCCACCGGCAGCCCCACCAGCATCGACAAGATCGCGGCGCAGGGCAGGAAGCGGAAGAAGCGCACCTCCATCGAGGTGAGCGTGAAAGGAGCTCTGGAGAGCCACTTCCTGAAGTGCCCCAAGCCCTCGGCACAGGAGATCAGCACGCTGGCGGACAACCTGCAGCTGGAGAAGGAGGTGGTCCGGGTTTGGTTTTGCAATCGGAGACAGAAGGAAAAGCGGATGACGCCCCCGGGAGTGCCGCAGACGCCGGAGGATGTGTACTCTCAGGTCGGCAATGTGAGTGCAGAAACACCGCCTCCGTCCATGGACTGCAAACGAATGTTCAGTGAAACATAG